The Bdellovibrionales bacterium CG10_big_fil_rev_8_21_14_0_10_45_34 genome includes a window with the following:
- a CDS encoding phosphoribosylamine--glycine ligase: MVNRQRPGKFGAIRTGLTPVFGHRLLRSPSTKLGLCLCFDLGALKPYNERELAVANVLIIGSGGREAALARSLASKNTHVFGGARLNESLEFVGVCPLSEKTPDLLADWCHSSGIDLVVIGPETPLCDGLSDRLREKGLAVFGASQKAAQLEGSKIFAKEFMKRHQLPTAKYESSSKYDEACRLLEDFQIPVVIKADGLAAGKGVYICQSRLEAQTALREIMLDKKFGSHTTSVVIEEFLEGKEVSVLVLTNGTDFELLPLAQDHKRLLDDDQGPNTGGMGVVAPVKLESALMAQIHKDILQPTIRAISREAFDYRGILYFGLMLTANGPKILEFNVRFGDPEAQAILPLLEGNLFETLLAVAKGELPKVRTNGKCSSVIVLAAEGYPENPIKGVNLGDLRGKDKDSDKEASPANVGGKNGPAASQVNEANTEADLKQSFESLLEDARSELYWIHAGTKKLEDGTYVSDGGRVLNLVAVDDSIETALQKSYEYLDRQNIPLHYRKDIGSRRDESARQ; this comes from the coding sequence ATGGTCAACCGACAGCGGCCAGGCAAATTTGGAGCTATCCGTACAGGACTTACGCCTGTGTTTGGACATAGGTTACTTCGAAGCCCTAGTACGAAACTAGGTTTGTGCTTATGTTTCGACTTAGGAGCTTTGAAGCCCTACAACGAAAGGGAGTTAGCTGTGGCTAACGTGCTCATAATTGGTAGTGGAGGCAGAGAGGCGGCTCTCGCAAGATCTCTCGCTTCAAAAAACACCCACGTTTTTGGCGGTGCCAGACTGAACGAGTCGCTTGAATTTGTCGGAGTCTGCCCTTTGAGCGAAAAGACTCCAGATCTCCTCGCAGACTGGTGTCACAGCAGCGGAATAGATCTCGTCGTTATCGGGCCCGAAACACCACTTTGCGATGGCCTTTCAGATAGGTTGCGTGAAAAAGGCCTAGCCGTTTTCGGAGCCTCTCAGAAGGCCGCTCAACTTGAGGGCTCAAAAATTTTTGCTAAAGAATTTATGAAAAGACACCAGCTTCCAACCGCCAAATATGAATCAAGCTCAAAATATGATGAGGCTTGCCGATTGCTAGAGGATTTTCAAATTCCTGTTGTGATCAAAGCAGATGGTTTAGCGGCGGGTAAGGGAGTGTACATTTGTCAGAGCAGGTTAGAAGCTCAAACAGCCCTACGCGAAATAATGCTCGATAAAAAATTCGGTAGTCACACTACAAGCGTAGTTATTGAGGAGTTTCTTGAGGGAAAAGAAGTAAGTGTTCTCGTTTTAACAAACGGAACAGATTTCGAGCTTCTGCCGCTTGCGCAAGATCACAAGCGGCTACTTGATGATGATCAGGGGCCAAACACGGGCGGCATGGGAGTCGTTGCACCGGTTAAGTTAGAGTCAGCTCTTATGGCGCAAATTCACAAAGATATTTTGCAGCCGACGATTCGAGCGATATCAAGAGAAGCATTCGACTACCGAGGTATTTTGTATTTTGGCTTAATGCTGACGGCTAACGGCCCAAAAATTTTAGAGTTCAATGTAAGATTTGGTGACCCAGAAGCGCAGGCCATTCTCCCTTTGCTAGAAGGAAACCTCTTTGAAACATTGCTTGCTGTCGCAAAAGGCGAGCTACCGAAAGTTAGGACAAACGGCAAGTGTTCATCTGTCATTGTCCTTGCCGCTGAAGGCTATCCCGAAAACCCAATTAAAGGAGTTAATCTGGGCGACCTTCGAGGTAAAGATAAAGACTCTGACAAAGAAGCAAGCCCGGCAAATGTTGGCGGTAAAAATGGGCCTGCTGCTTCGCAAGTCAATGAAGCAAACACTGAAGCTGACTTAAAACAGAGTTTCGAAAGCTTGCTCGAAGACGCTCGCAGCGAGCTTTACTGGATTCATGCGGGAACAAAAAAGTTAGAAGATGGAACTTATGTTAGTGATGGCGGACGCGTTCTCAACTTAGTTGCTGTTGATGACTCTATCGAAACTGCACTTCAAAAATCGTATGAGTATTTGGACCGGCAAAATATTCCCTTACATTATAGAAAAGATATCGGATCCCGCCGTGATGAGAGCGCCCGACAGTGA